In Mycobacterium gallinarum, a single window of DNA contains:
- a CDS encoding peptidase, protein MEMESGRAIEIAPFHSRGSLKGFVISGRWPDSTKEWAQLLMVAVRVASLPGLLSTTTIFGAREELPDEPEPNTVGLVVAEGTVVGESAVPPGYFAEHQPPALLMLHPPSETMPSLPECSGAASGCVLLPGLPHLGLEHRAAWVEAEADGTVTSMVSRVGVDPISHPDTAILAMLLAA, encoded by the coding sequence ATGGAGATGGAATCCGGTCGGGCGATAGAGATCGCCCCGTTTCATTCGCGCGGATCACTCAAGGGCTTCGTGATCTCGGGCCGCTGGCCGGATTCCACCAAGGAGTGGGCACAGCTACTCATGGTCGCTGTCCGCGTGGCATCGCTTCCTGGATTACTCTCCACCACAACGATTTTCGGTGCACGCGAAGAGCTACCCGATGAACCGGAGCCCAACACCGTCGGCCTCGTTGTCGCCGAGGGTACGGTCGTCGGCGAATCGGCGGTTCCGCCAGGGTATTTCGCAGAGCATCAGCCACCGGCCCTGTTGATGCTGCATCCACCGTCCGAGACCATGCCGTCGCTGCCGGAGTGCTCGGGTGCGGCATCGGGCTGCGTACTGCTGCCCGGTCTTCCCCATCTGGGTCTCGAACATCGCGCGGCCTGGGTCGAGGCGGAAGCCGACGGCACCGTCACGTCGATGGTGAGCAGGGTCGGTGTCGACCCGATCAGCCACCCCGACACCGCGATCCTTGCCATGCTCCTTGCCGCGTAA
- a CDS encoding S24/S26 family peptidase, with the protein MRLFRVVEDSMRPALRPGDGLVAWRGGVPRAGQLRLFRDPRRSTRWLVKRVGEVYGTGPNAIFQARSDNPTAPGAVDSHELGWVSAAGTYRVVYTVRGSGRRDQ; encoded by the coding sequence TTGCGTTTGTTCAGGGTGGTCGAGGACTCGATGCGCCCGGCATTGCGACCGGGCGACGGTTTGGTGGCATGGCGCGGCGGCGTACCCCGCGCCGGCCAGCTGCGCTTGTTCCGCGACCCTCGCCGGTCCACCCGTTGGCTCGTCAAACGAGTCGGCGAGGTGTACGGCACCGGCCCGAACGCGATATTCCAAGCCCGGTCGGACAATCCCACAGCGCCGGGCGCCGTCGACTCCCACGAACTGGGATGGGTGTCCGCGGCAGGCACCTATCGCGTCGTCTACACGGTCCGGGGATCAGGCCGCCGCGACCAATGA
- the sodN gene encoding superoxide dismutase, Ni yields MLHRLMNNATPAHAHCDLYCGVYDPAQARIEALSCLKTIQKYHDSDDDHFKARAIIIKERQAEEVKHHLMVLWADFFTKDHFEQFPNLHQLFWDGVHGAGDVKKSLDAAVAEKLLKTIDEIADIFWQTDKGKQMGVYPPA; encoded by the coding sequence ATGCTGCATCGACTCATGAACAACGCCACCCCTGCCCACGCCCACTGCGACCTGTACTGCGGTGTTTACGATCCGGCCCAGGCCAGGATCGAGGCGCTTTCGTGCCTGAAGACGATCCAGAAGTACCACGACTCGGACGATGACCATTTCAAGGCCCGCGCGATCATCATCAAGGAGCGCCAGGCCGAAGAGGTCAAGCATCACCTGATGGTGCTGTGGGCCGACTTCTTCACCAAGGACCACTTCGAGCAGTTCCCCAACCTGCACCAGCTGTTCTGGGACGGCGTGCACGGCGCTGGTGACGTCAAGAAGTCTCTCGACGCCGCCGTCGCCGAGAAGCTGCTCAAGACGATCGACGAGATCGCCGACATCTTCTGGCAGACCGACAAGGGCAAGCAGATGGGCGTCTACCCGCCCGCCTAG
- a CDS encoding rhodanese-like domain-containing protein: MDSDAVPQADIATVPATFDESVILLDVREDDEWQRGHAPGARHIPMGQIPARVAEIDPSATLYVVCGVGGRSQRVAEYLAQNGYAPINVSGGMHAWADAGRPVVTDDGGAGAV, from the coding sequence ATGGACTCCGACGCGGTCCCGCAGGCCGACATCGCCACCGTTCCGGCGACCTTCGACGAATCGGTGATCTTGCTCGACGTTCGCGAAGACGACGAATGGCAGCGCGGCCACGCGCCAGGCGCCCGGCACATCCCGATGGGGCAGATTCCGGCCCGCGTCGCCGAGATCGACCCCTCGGCCACGTTGTACGTCGTGTGTGGGGTCGGGGGCCGCTCGCAGCGGGTCGCCGAATACCTGGCGCAGAACGGGTACGCGCCCATCAATGTCAGCGGTGGCATGCACGCTTGGGCCGACGCCGGACGACCGGTGGTCACCGACGACGGTGGTGCGGGCGCCGTCTGA
- a CDS encoding DUF4328 domain-containing protein, with amino-acid sequence MIQVCSTCGTRWNVRDRRRDWCPRCNGTLLAPTGPDSAALGTTPPAGRGWGPTAGLGTPPSARRLPQGYRWIAVRPGSAPPPRRTRRPLGPTPRYAFIPRWGLVDRFDSIDQQQAPQRPGPSAGMVRTTLVVTMAVLGAAALAHLVRYALLIVNRSRLLNPWVAGGVTWIGVVLSVIAMFMVVASAVVLTNWLIGRRAAAYAYRGQPDPRSLWSLRAGCLVPVVNLAWAPVFVIELAGVEERFTWLRRPIAVWWLVWVASTTVSVFSIATSFATEAQAIANNTVTTTVAYLLALAAVLLAMKVFDGFERQPVEKPSKRWVIVPDAAVNTEVRRDTERENAAAVESEGQNPAA; translated from the coding sequence ATGATCCAGGTCTGTTCCACGTGCGGAACGCGCTGGAACGTGCGTGACCGCCGACGGGACTGGTGCCCGCGCTGCAACGGCACGCTGCTCGCGCCGACGGGTCCAGACTCCGCTGCGCTGGGGACGACCCCACCGGCAGGTAGGGGGTGGGGGCCGACTGCCGGCCTCGGTACCCCGCCGTCAGCTAGGAGACTGCCGCAGGGCTATCGCTGGATCGCGGTCCGTCCAGGATCGGCGCCCCCACCGCGCCGGACTCGTCGCCCCCTCGGTCCGACGCCGCGCTACGCGTTCATCCCGCGTTGGGGCCTCGTCGACCGTTTCGATTCGATCGACCAGCAGCAGGCCCCGCAGCGCCCGGGCCCCTCCGCCGGGATGGTGCGAACCACTCTGGTCGTGACCATGGCCGTGCTCGGTGCGGCGGCGCTCGCGCATCTGGTGCGCTACGCATTGCTCATCGTCAACCGCAGCAGGTTGCTGAACCCGTGGGTGGCGGGTGGCGTGACGTGGATCGGCGTCGTGCTCAGTGTCATCGCGATGTTCATGGTGGTCGCCAGCGCGGTAGTGCTGACGAATTGGCTCATCGGCCGCAGAGCCGCCGCCTACGCCTACCGGGGGCAGCCGGACCCGCGGTCGCTGTGGTCGCTCCGTGCGGGTTGCTTGGTGCCCGTCGTCAACCTGGCCTGGGCGCCGGTGTTCGTCATCGAGCTGGCGGGCGTCGAGGAGCGGTTCACCTGGCTGCGCAGACCCATCGCGGTGTGGTGGCTGGTGTGGGTCGCCAGCACCACGGTGTCGGTGTTCTCCATCGCGACGAGCTTCGCCACCGAGGCCCAGGCCATCGCCAACAACACGGTGACGACCACCGTGGCGTATCTGCTGGCCCTGGCGGCCGTTTTGCTCGCCATGAAAGTGTTCGACGGGTTCGAGCGCCAACCCGTCGAGAAGCCGTCCAAGCGCTGGGTGATCGTGCCCGACGCCGCCGTGAACACCGAGGTGCGACGCGACACCGAACGCGAGAATGCCGCTGCGGTTGAGTCCGAAGGCCAAAACCCGGCAGCATAG
- a CDS encoding glycerophosphodiester phosphodiesterase, with translation MNSGDGTLAGHPFVVAHRGASGELPEHTLAAYELALKEGADGVECDVRLTRDGHLVCVHDRRVDRTSNGSGLVSEMTLAQLRELDYGAWHPSREDDGATGDTGLLTLDDLVKLVLDWNRPVKLFIETKHPVRYGALVESKVLALLHRYGVAAPASADLSRAVVMSFSAAAVWRIRRAAPMLPTVLLGDTSRFLGGSAATTVGATAVGPSISTLREHPELVDRAAAQGRALYCWTVDHYEDVRYCRDVGVAWVATNHPGRTKDWLQNGLTGVQSD, from the coding sequence ATGAACTCGGGCGACGGCACGCTCGCCGGCCATCCGTTCGTCGTGGCGCACCGCGGTGCGTCCGGTGAACTCCCCGAGCACACCCTGGCTGCCTACGAGTTGGCGCTGAAGGAAGGGGCCGACGGCGTCGAATGCGATGTGCGGCTGACCCGCGACGGTCACCTGGTCTGCGTGCACGACCGCAGGGTGGACCGGACGTCCAACGGAAGCGGACTGGTCAGCGAGATGACGCTGGCTCAGCTGCGCGAATTGGATTACGGCGCTTGGCATCCCAGTCGGGAAGACGACGGTGCGACCGGTGACACGGGACTGCTGACGCTCGACGACCTCGTCAAGCTTGTGCTGGACTGGAACCGCCCGGTGAAGCTCTTCATCGAGACCAAACATCCCGTGCGCTACGGCGCGTTGGTCGAAAGCAAGGTCCTCGCACTGCTGCATCGCTACGGCGTCGCAGCGCCGGCCTCGGCCGATCTGTCCCGCGCCGTGGTGATGTCGTTCTCGGCGGCAGCGGTGTGGCGCATCCGGCGCGCGGCGCCGATGCTGCCGACCGTACTACTCGGCGATACGTCGCGTTTTCTCGGCGGCAGCGCCGCGACGACCGTCGGCGCGACCGCGGTGGGCCCGTCGATATCGACGCTGCGTGAGCACCCCGAACTGGTGGATCGCGCCGCCGCACAGGGCCGAGCGTTGTACTGCTGGACCGTCGACCACTACGAGGACGTGCGCTACTGCCGAGACGTCGGCGTCGCGTGGGTGGCGACGAACCACCCGGGTCGCACCAAGGACTGGCTGCAGAACGGACTGACCGGGGTGCAGAGCGACTAG
- a CDS encoding LCP family protein: MRRDPNYRPPPPPKPPTPPDPRHRRPPPPPPPLQRRPPPHRPPPPPPPRARRPAPQARPPAPPSPPAPKKPRRKRHWGRMLLVLLLLFVVAVVGGGVWIDSSLHRTPALADYPDRPTAGSGTTWLLVGSDSRQALTPEQQAELATGGDLGGGRTDTILLVHIPGLGSSTPTTMVSIPRDSYVDIPGYGSDKINAAFLEGGAPLLAQTVEQATGLRLDHYAEIGFDGFAVMVDAVGGVTMCPAEPIDDPLAGINLPAGCQELDGRTALGYVRTRATPRADLDRMVNQREFMSALLHRAASPAVWLNPLRWYPMAHAASGAVTVGQEDHIWDLARLGWALRGDVTTTTVPIGEFTEGDSGSIVVWNSEVADQLFAALKTDAPVPPEVIDAQP; encoded by the coding sequence ATCCGGCGCGATCCCAACTACCGGCCGCCGCCGCCACCGAAGCCACCGACCCCGCCGGACCCTCGACATCGACGCCCGCCGCCACCGCCGCCTCCTCTGCAACGGAGGCCTCCGCCGCACCGGCCGCCACCACCACCACCGCCACGGGCGCGTCGGCCGGCACCGCAGGCCCGCCCACCTGCGCCGCCGTCGCCGCCGGCACCGAAAAAGCCTCGGCGCAAACGTCATTGGGGCCGGATGCTGCTTGTTCTTCTGCTGCTGTTCGTCGTCGCGGTCGTGGGCGGTGGGGTCTGGATCGACTCGTCGCTGCACCGCACCCCGGCACTGGCCGACTACCCGGACCGACCCACGGCGGGATCAGGTACGACATGGCTACTCGTGGGGTCGGACAGTCGACAGGCGCTGACACCCGAACAACAGGCAGAGTTGGCCACCGGCGGCGATCTCGGCGGCGGCCGCACCGACACGATTCTGCTGGTCCACATCCCCGGTCTCGGATCGAGCACGCCGACCACGATGGTTTCGATCCCGCGCGACTCGTACGTGGACATCCCCGGCTACGGCAGCGACAAGATCAACGCGGCATTCCTGGAAGGCGGGGCGCCCCTGCTGGCGCAGACCGTGGAACAGGCCACCGGGCTCCGCTTGGACCACTACGCCGAGATCGGTTTCGACGGGTTCGCCGTCATGGTCGACGCGGTGGGCGGGGTGACCATGTGTCCCGCCGAGCCGATCGACGATCCGCTGGCGGGGATCAACCTGCCCGCGGGCTGTCAGGAGCTCGACGGCCGCACCGCGCTCGGCTATGTCCGTACGCGCGCCACGCCGCGCGCAGATCTGGACCGCATGGTGAATCAGCGCGAGTTCATGTCCGCCCTGCTGCACCGCGCCGCCAGTCCCGCGGTGTGGCTGAACCCGCTGCGCTGGTATCCGATGGCCCACGCCGCATCGGGGGCGGTCACCGTCGGCCAGGAGGACCACATCTGGGACCTGGCGCGGCTCGGTTGGGCGCTGCGGGGGGACGTCACCACGACGACGGTGCCGATCGGCGAGTTCACCGAGGGCGATTCGGGATCGATCGTGGTGTGGAACAGCGAGGTCGCCGATCAATTGTTCGCCGCGCTGAAAACCGACGCGCCGGTACCACCGGAGGTCATCGACGCGCAGCCCTGA
- a CDS encoding CPBP family intramembrane glutamic endopeptidase gives MTAGAPDDLTDPQRRGLRIEIVVVLAVTFGLSAYTALLNLIEAVLLGLSGQVVALNPRRSPFDLIDLGLNLSWVFQLLAWGALGLYLLWRSGIGPAQIGLGRIQWRPDLLGGIGLALLIGLPGLGFYLLSRVLGMNASVEPAELYDTWWRIPVLLLVAFANGWAEEVIVVGFLLTRLRQLQISPLAAVIITSLLRGLYHLYQGFGAGLGNVAMGLVFGYVYLRTGRLWPLIVAHALIDAVAFVGYALAAGHLNWLQ, from the coding sequence GTGACCGCCGGCGCCCCCGACGACCTGACAGACCCGCAGCGCCGTGGGTTGCGCATCGAGATCGTCGTCGTATTGGCGGTCACCTTCGGACTGTCGGCGTACACCGCCCTGCTCAACCTGATCGAGGCGGTCCTGCTCGGGCTGTCCGGACAGGTCGTGGCGCTCAATCCGCGCCGGTCGCCTTTCGACCTGATCGACCTGGGACTGAACCTCTCGTGGGTTTTCCAGTTGCTGGCGTGGGGCGCTCTGGGCCTATACCTGTTGTGGCGCAGCGGTATTGGTCCTGCCCAGATCGGGCTGGGCAGAATCCAGTGGCGTCCCGACCTCCTTGGCGGCATCGGCCTGGCACTGCTGATCGGGCTGCCCGGACTGGGGTTCTACTTGCTGTCACGAGTGCTGGGCATGAACGCCTCGGTGGAACCCGCGGAGCTGTACGACACCTGGTGGCGCATCCCCGTGCTACTGCTCGTCGCGTTCGCGAACGGCTGGGCCGAGGAAGTGATCGTCGTCGGGTTCCTGCTCACCCGACTGCGCCAGCTGCAAATCAGCCCGCTGGCCGCGGTGATCATCACGAGCCTGTTGCGCGGTCTGTACCACCTGTATCAGGGTTTCGGCGCCGGGCTCGGCAACGTGGCGATGGGCCTGGTGTTCGGCTACGTGTACCTGCGCACCGGACGGTTGTGGCCGCTGATCGTCGCGCACGCGCTGATCGACGCGGTCGCATTCGTCGGATACGCATTGGCGGCAGGCCATCTGAACTGGCTGCAGTAG
- a CDS encoding DUF2470 domain-containing protein: MTELETKATPTTAERIRSAFARAGGAMLAVEGLEPAESPVHHLLDDGSFAITVPVDGAVAHMVVSAGAAGVQAVLEMTDYAPLPLREPVRSLVWIRGRLHDVPSDEVSALLDLIAAEDPNPALLQVNSGTADSEKDTRYALMRLEIDSVVVADSTGAESVGLSALLGARPDPFCAMESCWLQHMESAHREVVDRLASRLPSSLRRGRVRPLGLDRYGVQLRIEGDDGDHDVRLPFAKPVDDVSGLSQALRVLMGCPFLNGLRARRL; encoded by the coding sequence ATGACAGAGCTGGAGACCAAAGCCACACCGACGACGGCCGAGCGCATCCGCAGCGCGTTCGCACGGGCCGGCGGGGCGATGCTGGCGGTCGAAGGGCTGGAACCCGCCGAATCTCCGGTGCACCACCTGCTCGACGACGGTTCGTTCGCCATCACCGTTCCGGTCGACGGCGCCGTCGCTCACATGGTGGTTTCGGCGGGTGCGGCCGGTGTTCAGGCGGTGCTGGAGATGACCGACTACGCCCCGCTACCGCTACGCGAACCGGTGCGGTCGCTGGTGTGGATCCGCGGCCGCCTGCACGACGTCCCCTCCGACGAGGTCTCCGCGCTGCTCGACCTCATCGCCGCCGAGGATCCGAATCCCGCCTTGCTCCAGGTGAACTCGGGAACCGCCGACTCCGAGAAGGACACCCGCTACGCGTTGATGAGGCTCGAGATCGACTCCGTTGTCGTCGCCGACTCCACCGGGGCCGAATCCGTCGGGTTGAGCGCGCTGCTGGGTGCACGTCCCGACCCGTTCTGCGCGATGGAGTCGTGCTGGCTGCAGCACATGGAGTCCGCGCACCGCGAGGTGGTCGACCGGTTGGCCAGCCGACTGCCCAGCTCGCTGCGCCGCGGACGCGTCCGTCCCCTCGGCCTGGATCGCTACGGTGTCCAGCTGCGCATCGAGGGCGATGACGGCGACCACGACGTTCGGCTGCCCTTCGCGAAGCCGGTCGACGACGTCAGCGGTCTGTCCCAGGCGCTCCGCGTTCTGATGGGCTGCCCGTTCCTCAACGGCTTGCGCGCGCGCCGGCTCTGA
- the pheA gene encoding prephenate dehydratase — translation MTRIAYLGPEGTFTEAALRGMVGAHLVPLTEFEWFPTSSPAAALEMVRSADAAFACVPIENSIDGSVLPTLDSLATGSPLQIFAEYTLDIAFTIAARSGVADPATIAAFPVARAQVAKWVAKNYPDAEFQAANSNAAAAVDVAEGRADAAVTTALAAQRHGLDVLASGVIDEPNARTRFVLAGPVGPPPRRTNADRTSVVLRLANVPGALASALGEFAVRDIDLTRIESRPTRTELGTYIFFLDCVGHVDDAPVAEALKALVERCVDVRYLGSWPMGPATRTPVREDQEREGEG, via the coding sequence GTGACCCGTATCGCGTATCTCGGACCCGAAGGGACCTTCACCGAGGCGGCCTTGCGCGGCATGGTCGGGGCTCACCTGGTTCCGTTGACCGAGTTCGAATGGTTTCCGACGAGCAGCCCGGCGGCCGCGCTGGAGATGGTGCGATCCGCAGACGCCGCCTTCGCGTGCGTGCCGATCGAGAACTCGATCGACGGCTCCGTGCTCCCGACACTGGACAGTCTGGCGACCGGTTCGCCACTGCAGATCTTCGCCGAATACACCCTCGACATCGCATTCACGATCGCGGCGCGCAGCGGAGTGGCCGACCCCGCCACGATCGCCGCGTTTCCGGTGGCGCGCGCCCAGGTCGCGAAGTGGGTCGCGAAGAACTATCCCGACGCTGAATTCCAGGCGGCGAACTCCAACGCCGCGGCGGCCGTCGACGTCGCCGAAGGACGCGCCGATGCCGCCGTCACCACCGCGCTCGCCGCGCAACGCCACGGTCTGGACGTGCTCGCCTCCGGCGTCATCGACGAACCGAACGCCCGCACCCGATTCGTGCTGGCAGGACCGGTCGGCCCACCACCGCGGCGGACCAACGCCGACCGCACATCGGTGGTGCTCCGGCTCGCGAACGTTCCCGGGGCACTCGCGTCGGCGCTCGGGGAGTTCGCCGTCCGCGACATCGACCTGACCCGCATCGAATCACGGCCGACCCGAACCGAACTGGGTACCTACATCTTCTTCCTCGACTGCGTCGGGCACGTCGATGATGCGCCGGTCGCCGAGGCACTCAAGGCGCTGGTCGAACGTTGTGTGGATGTGCGATATCTCGGTTCGTGGCCGATGGGCCCGGCCACCCGGACGCCGGTGCGGGAGGACCAAGAGCGGGAGGGCGAAGGGTGA
- a CDS encoding histidine phosphatase family protein has protein sequence MSGRLVLVRHGQSHANVERRLDTRPPGAELTDLGRDQARTFARGLPDKPGLVAHSIAVRASQTAREIADELGVDTHELEGIHEVQVGHLEDRHDDAAIEEFNNIYKRWHEGHVDLPLPAGETASQVLERYLPVVTQLRIRYLDDDSFSGDIVVVSHGAAIRLASAVLAGVDSSFVLDHHLGNTEAVVLAPITDGRWSCVQWGTILPPFYPEPDVDPVQDALESADPMG, from the coding sequence GTGAGTGGACGGCTGGTGCTGGTCCGGCACGGACAGTCACACGCCAACGTCGAGCGTCGGCTCGACACCAGGCCGCCGGGGGCGGAACTGACCGATCTCGGTCGCGACCAGGCCCGGACATTCGCGCGCGGACTCCCCGACAAACCCGGCCTCGTCGCGCATTCGATCGCGGTGCGGGCCTCGCAGACCGCGCGTGAAATCGCCGACGAACTCGGCGTGGACACCCACGAGCTGGAGGGGATCCACGAGGTTCAGGTGGGTCACCTCGAAGATCGTCACGACGACGCGGCCATCGAGGAGTTCAACAACATCTACAAGCGATGGCACGAGGGCCATGTCGACCTGCCGCTGCCCGCCGGGGAGACGGCCAGCCAGGTGCTCGAGCGCTACCTGCCGGTCGTCACCCAGTTGCGCATCCGCTACCTCGACGACGACTCGTTCTCCGGCGACATCGTCGTGGTCAGCCACGGCGCCGCGATCCGGCTGGCCTCGGCCGTGCTGGCCGGCGTGGACAGCAGCTTCGTCCTCGACCACCATCTGGGCAATACGGAGGCGGTGGTGCTGGCGCCGATCACCGATGGACGCTGGAGCTGTGTGCAGTGGGGGACGATACTGCCGCCGTTCTATCCCGAGCCCGACGTCGATCCCGTTCAGGACGCGCTCGAGTCGGCCGACCCGATGGGCTGA
- a CDS encoding metallopeptidase family protein, whose product MTVRMSPQRFDELVSDALDLIPQELTKAIDNVVVLVEDRNADEPDLLGLYEGVALTERDSWYAAGSLPDTITIYRGALLDFCDTEAEVVDEVAITVIHEIAHHFGIDDDRLHELGWG is encoded by the coding sequence GTGACCGTGCGGATGAGCCCGCAACGGTTTGACGAGCTGGTCTCCGACGCGCTCGACCTGATCCCCCAAGAGCTGACGAAGGCGATCGACAACGTCGTCGTCCTCGTCGAGGACCGCAACGCCGACGAACCCGACCTGTTGGGGCTCTACGAGGGGGTCGCGCTGACCGAGCGGGACAGTTGGTATGCCGCGGGATCGCTGCCGGACACCATCACGATCTACCGCGGCGCGCTGCTGGACTTCTGCGACACCGAGGCGGAGGTCGTCGACGAGGTGGCCATCACCGTCATCCACGAGATCGCGCACCACTTCGGCATCGACGACGACCGCCTGCACGAACTCGGCTGGGGTTAG
- a CDS encoding septum formation family protein: MEQMSDAPTLEYPHDDEAGRPSSRAPWWRSLQAASTRRALLLTALGGLLIAGLITAIPQTESSGLTASTISLGPRGNDTFKHAKAGDCLNWPDRTPDAAEIVDCKDEHRFEVAESVDMRTFPGSEYGPDAAPPSTARIQQISQEQCSAAVKHYLGTDFDPNSRFTISMLWSGDKAWKQSGERRMLCGMQLPGPNNQQLAFKGKVADIDQSKVWPAGTCLGIDPSTNQPTDIPIDCAAPHAMEVTGAVNLAEKFPAGLPPESEQDSFIKDACTRMTDAYLAPIQLRSTTLTLIYSTISLPTWSAGSRQVSCSIGATLGNGGWSTLLNSAKGPLMINGQPPVPPPDIPEERLNFPPIPMPDEPEESSSSSSSSSSSSSTTDDSDYGNQTQHMPGSAQATETPEPTTDPAAPGNTFLNAPPPPPGAPPPPPPPPGAPPPPPPPGAPPPPPPPPAPAPAPPPPAVPPPPPAPVP; this comes from the coding sequence ATGGAGCAGATGTCTGACGCACCCACCCTGGAATACCCGCACGACGACGAGGCAGGCCGACCCTCGTCGCGGGCGCCTTGGTGGCGCAGCCTGCAGGCGGCCTCGACCCGCCGCGCACTGCTGCTGACCGCGCTCGGCGGCCTGCTCATCGCCGGTTTGATCACCGCGATTCCGCAGACCGAAAGCTCGGGCCTGACGGCCAGCACCATTTCACTGGGCCCCCGCGGCAACGACACCTTCAAGCACGCGAAGGCCGGCGACTGCCTCAACTGGCCCGACCGCACGCCCGATGCCGCGGAGATCGTCGACTGCAAGGACGAGCACCGCTTCGAGGTCGCCGAATCGGTGGACATGCGGACGTTCCCCGGCAGCGAGTACGGGCCCGACGCGGCCCCGCCGTCGACCGCACGGATCCAGCAGATCAGCCAGGAACAGTGCTCGGCCGCGGTCAAGCACTACCTGGGCACCGACTTCGACCCGAACAGCCGCTTCACCATCAGCATGCTGTGGTCCGGCGACAAGGCGTGGAAGCAGTCCGGCGAGCGGCGAATGCTTTGCGGGATGCAGCTGCCCGGCCCCAACAACCAACAGTTGGCGTTCAAGGGCAAGGTCGCCGACATCGACCAATCCAAGGTGTGGCCCGCGGGCACGTGCCTGGGCATCGACCCGTCGACCAATCAGCCCACCGACATTCCGATCGACTGCGCAGCGCCGCACGCGATGGAGGTCACCGGCGCGGTGAACCTGGCCGAGAAGTTCCCCGCCGGCCTGCCCCCCGAGTCCGAGCAGGACAGCTTCATCAAGGACGCGTGCACCCGGATGACCGACGCCTACCTGGCGCCCATCCAACTTCGCAGCACCACCCTGACCCTCATCTACAGCACGATCTCGCTGCCGACGTGGTCGGCGGGCAGCCGCCAGGTCTCGTGCAGTATCGGGGCGACCCTCGGAAACGGCGGCTGGTCAACGCTTCTCAACAGTGCCAAGGGCCCGTTGATGATCAACGGTCAGCCGCCGGTGCCGCCGCCGGACATCCCCGAGGAGCGGCTGAACTTTCCGCCGATCCCCATGCCCGACGAGCCCGAGGAGTCGTCCTCCTCGTCCTCCTCGTCCTCGTCGTCCTCGTCGACCACCGACGACTCCGACTACGGCAACCAGACCCAGCACATGCCGGGCTCCGCGCAGGCCACCGAAACTCCTGAGCCGACCACAGACCCGGCCGCACCGGGCAACACCTTCCTCAACGCACCGCCCCCACCACCGGGTGCGCCACCGCCGCCGCCCCCACCACCGGGCGCGCCGCCACCGCCACCGCCACCGGGTGCGCCGCCACCGCCGCCACCACCCCCGGCGCCCGCGCCGGCACCACCGCCACCGGCAGTGCCTCCTCCGCCACCAGCGCCGGTGCCGTAG